The Paralichthys olivaceus isolate ysfri-2021 chromosome 2, ASM2471397v2, whole genome shotgun sequence genomic interval tccttcatatctgttgtACTTGACATATTTCTTAAATTTCATGCATTGTGGTCTTGAAAATATCTAAAATTGAACTTGTTGAAACTTGCACAAACCCTGTTTAAATTCCTTCAGTTCTCCTTAATAAATTCAGTAACAGTAAGTGTATAAAAGTGggagttttgttttattttagaattAAAGTCGCAGTGTAAGAGTAAGTGGTAATtaatcacaaatgtaaaatgaagaTGCAGATGAGGGGGAGCAGTGGAGATTCACATCATTTTAGAAAAGTCCAGCAAGACCCATGTGGTCGGATCAGAGTGGTTGATGATAGTAACAGAGACTTGGCTCTGACACGTTTTTGAGCTTGGCTGGTTGAACCCATGAGGCTAGTTTGTTTTTCGACATCAGATGTATGAAGTTTAGCTTTCTGGACAAGCTCATTCACATGCAGCCATGTATCGTGGATGAGTAATGGTCGTCCAGAGGGGAAACTGACAGAGTGCAAGAAGGAGTATGTGACGGGGTCAATAGGGCAGGAGGAATATCTGCCAGGGGAGATGTGATGAGAAGAGGTCAACAGAGGAGACAGGTGGTGATCTCGAGCCTCACGGCCAAAGTGTTTGCCCAGAAAAGACGACTTTATGGTGTTTGTGAAGCTTCTTATCAAAATCAGACAGAGTTGAAAGAAAGATGTGACAAAATAGTTTaatggaagaagaggagaagaaatatGGAGAGAGGCAAAGCAGGCTGTGCCTTTTTTCTATCAGCTACATTCTCTTAGCTTCCTGCATCATGTTATGCATACTTGAGACAGCTGAGAGACAAGTGGAGACAGATGGACACTCCtgtgggagagaagagagataatGTCAAATCAGGATGATTGTAGAGGTGATGGAGTCACAAGGGAGAGACAGGCggggtgaaaaataaaataaaattgtagaCGGAAAAATAGAGATGTAACTGTTGGCAGCTTTTTGAACAAGCAGTGTTGCAACATGCAGTATGTTTGTAGAAAGTCTGAAATCACCTATAAGTGAGAGAATTGCCTTTTTAAATAAGCTGACACAAGTGACAAGTTTTTCTAAGATATCAGCAAATGATCACCATTGCTGATGcaattttttctctccttcaatTTAAAAGTAAAGAGTCATGGCTAAATGTCCACCAcattgcgtgtgtgtttgctgcagttgCTGCAGTGTCTGAAGCTCGGTGCCCTGTCCCGCACCACAGCCAGCACCCAGATGAACGCCCAGAGCTCCCGCTCGCACGCCATCTTCACCATCCACCTCTGTCAGATGAGGGTCTGCCAGCAGCCGCAAATGGTGAGACTGGGGTTGGAGGAATGATAAagaaatatgtgtatatatttttttttgtcagagctGATGAAGCAATTgcaacaaaatagaaaaaatattttagcaTCATAGACACAGGTGATGAGTAATTTCAATTTTCCCCCCAAAAATTCCAACACCCTGCTAACAGAATGGAGGAGCGGAGAATGGGGAGGTTAACGGTGTGGACTCCAGCCCCATCGCTCAGCCGGAGTACGAGACACTGATGGCCAAGTTTCACTTTGTGGACCTGGCTGGTTCTGAGAGACTCAAACGTACGGGAGCCACAGGAGAGAGAGCCCGCGAGGGAATCTCAATTAACTGTGGACTGGTGAGACAAACCATTACTGAATGTTGTCATAGAAAAAAATGTAAGCAAGAAAACATACTTCACAGTTCTTCCATGTGCTCGTAATGAGATGTATTTAAACACGCTTCTTGCATGCAGAACAGTTTGTGATCAATTCctgaatatgtttgtgtttgtgtgtgttgtagctGGCCCTTGGAAATGTCATCAGTGCATTAGGAGATCAGACCAAAAAGGGAGGTCATGTCCCCTACAGGGACTCCAAACTCAGTCGACTGCTACAGGATTCATTGGGAGGCAACAGGTATacacgcaacacacacacacacacacacaatgagaatTAAATGTGTCCTCTTCGCTCATGGGAAAAAAGTTTTTCCTTGAACTGCATGAACCAAACAAGCtcagtttttccttcctctctagTCGTACAGTGATGATAGCATGCGTCAGTCCGTCGGACCGGGACTTcatggaaacactgaacacactGAAGTACGCCAACCGTGCCCGAAACATCAAGAACAAGGTGGTGGTGAACCAAGACAAGACCAGCCAGCAGATCAACGCCCTGCGTGCTGAGATAGCCCGACTGCAGATGGAGTTGATGGAGTACAAGGCGGTGAGAGACAGGAGTGAGAGGTTGATGGGATTGAAAAAAAcgataaatatttgaaaaaatacaGACAAGGAGAAAAAGATAATAGCAGATAAATCAAGAGGAAAAGGGAAGGTGGGGTTGTGGAGATGAGGAAAGAAGAGTTGCGGCTTTTAGACGGGAGCGATCACGTCTGTCAGTGTAACTGATGCAATGAGGCTGtaagagaggaatgaaagatgGATGAGACTCAGAATAGTAACAGCACAAGAAGCAAAAAGGCACTACTAATTGAAGTAAAAGAAGATTGTATTAAAGGGAAAGCAGTGGCCATGCCAGCAGCTACAGCAGTTTATATCAAATTGAAGATCTTTACTGGAACACACATccatttatgtattttactgGAGTGCATGAAGGAGATTTATTGGTGCAACCTCAGCTCTTTACCATAAAATGCAGGGAtcagtttgaaataaatgtgctCATCACCTAATGTGGACCAttagacagaaaaaacacacagaggtgcaTGATACAAGAAAATGTGACGATTTAACAAATTCTGCAAAGTTTCCAATTTTTCATCAGCTTTGATGTCTGGGACGACAAGAAATGAGCAGTCGTTTAGCTGGATTGTCAGTCTATTGTGCAGTTACCACGGTTACTAGAGGGAAGTGAATGTATGACTGTGAGGAGGGACGTCGGATTGACCTCAATGTGGTAATCAGGGATGTAATATGAAGTAATAGCGTGTTGGGCTGGTGGAAGTAATGATGTATGCGAGCTGTGACTGCATTAGATAGTGACATTCTGTTGAAGCTTACACAGAGGATTCTTTAAGTGAATCACTCGGGacacaacaatacacacactgaccagCTCAGTTCAAACAATAGCGTTGTGTTTGGTAGGACTGCAACATCAAGTGTATGAACAAGCGTGGATGttatcagtttgttttttaggtCTGACTTTTTGCCCCCAAATTATTTGTATTAAACATGCTGACTTCTCGATGCAGGGGAAGCGTGTGGCGTGTGAGGATGGTTCAGAGGGATTCAGTGACCTGTATCAGGAGAACGCcatgctgcagagagaaaatgacacACTGCGCCTCAGGGTGAAAGCCATGCAGGAGACCATAGACCACCTCAATACCCGAGTGACACACCTGCTGGCCAACGAGGTCAGCACTCTGCTGAACAAGTCAAGTATGTGAAAGACGTGTGATAAATTTTAATGTATAAAGGCTACAGACAAATGTTTCTCTTAAGTTTGCCATATATCAATTATTACTCGTACTGCAATCTTATCTTACTGAGCGCTTCTGTGACCTGAGCCTCCTTTTACCCTTGACCTCCAGATGACGGCAATGAGGAGATTGGGGCTTTAATCCAGAACTACATTCGAGAAGTTGAGGAACTGAGGTAAGAACTCAAAATCAAACCTCAGTCTGAAAATGACTTTTTTACTTGACAAATGTTTTGGCTGAATGGATGATATTCTTTTAAATGGGACCTATAATAGTAAtagttaaaataatataataaaagtaatttCTGTCACCATTTTACAAAGTTGATGTTTGGACCTTTATATTAAACATGGCCAAAGTTTCAAATCATAaggtaaatgtaattaaaagtcGCTGTAAGCTAAAACATCTATTAACAGCATGTTTCTGTCCGCTGTCAGAACCAAGCTTCTCGAGAGCGAGGCCATGAATGAGTCGTTGCGACGGCAGGCGACCCGGCTCTCCTCCCGCTCATTGTTCCCTGCCTCCACTCTCAGCCCTGCCCCCGGCCACCCCCCTGGTTCCTCCCCTGCCTCCATGTCCATGGAGGCCGAGATGACGGACGTGTTGCGCCGAGCCAAGCTGGACATCGAGAggctgaagaagaaggagcggaggcagaggaggatgaggtgaggagaGGTGTACACATGCCATGTTTCTACAATATATGTGCAAATTCCAACAAGGTCCTTCTTTGTCATATCTCCAAACGTTACagctttatttaactttatttcttaTGTCCTCCTGAGTCTTTATCAACAAACCTGTGCATGCAAACGCTGAAAGAGCACAATGAGCACATAATTGTTTCCTGCCTCTATTGTCTTTGCTCCACGTGCGTCTCTTTTCGAGCTTGAGAGGCACATCACAAGACGATTAGGGCTTTGGGACGGCAAGCCAGTGCTGAGTACAAACGTTGGCTCAGACACAAAAAGGTCTAATTCAGTCGGCCAGTGGGTcatgagagaggagagcatgCAGCCCAATAGGCTAATTGAAGTTTAATGGGATagagacaggaagtcagagaTGGATGGGTTATAATAAGCAGCACGGTTttaaaagagggagaaaaagagagaatgaagttgataataaagtttaaaaagctAAGAGGGCGATTAGGGTATATGAGCTGAGGAGGAGTTTGTTGTTACCGCAAGCACTTGGCAGCACTCCCAAAACCCTAATGGTGGATGGTAAGAGTGTGTGACATCTCTCTTGAAGGAGACAGAGTGTGTCTGCGGGTAATGGACAAAAACCATTTGGAATATTAGAATATACATCCACTTTAACCTAATGTGGTGAGGTGTTGTGCATTTCTTCCACCACCGGCTCTAATCTGAACAACATGCTCTTCTCTTCCTGCAGTCCGGAGCTGGAGAAAGGTCTGAAGAAACGAGTGAAGCTCCACACTCATGAGAATGGCGAGAACGGGCAGAATGGAGAAAACAGGCTAAATGGACAGAATGGAGAGATCGATTCAGATGACAATTACGCTGAGGTTTACTTTTACTCCCTATATTTTAAAACCAATTGTGTACTTTCTGCTCCTTATATTTTCAAAACAGGCTCCTAACTTTTGTttcaatatgttttcatttgtttgtaggACATCATGTCTCCACTGCAGGAGGAGAGTGGCTGTGATGAAGACGagggggaggatgaggaggagggcagggaggaggaggacgagttTGACAGTGACGAGAGTCTGGTGGATTCAGACTCGGACTCGGAGGAGAAAGGTGAGAATCTGACAGCTGCTACAACACACAGAGGCCAGGCCTCTTTCccatttctgttctgttttctgACAGCTTGTCCTAATTTGTTTGCATCTCTTTCTGTCACAACACCTTTTGAACCTTTGAAACAAAACATGAGAGAGGCCTGATGCCAGTAGGAATGACActaatatacaaatacacaacacataaaaatgtgtgtctgacctttgcccCTTCCAACCGACAGCTAACTTCCAGGCGGACCTGGCCGACCTGACCTGTGAGATCGAGATCAAGCAGAAGCTGATAGACGAGCTGGAGAACAGCCAGCGGAGGCTGCTGATGCTCAAGCTGCAGTACGAGGAGAAGCTTATCCTTCTGCAGAACAAGATCAGAGACACTCAGCTGGAGAGAGACCGTGTGCTGCAGAACCTCAGTGAGCACCATGGGATTTGTAGTTAACATATATGGTTGAGgaatttgaaaaacacaaaagtagGTTGGCTGATAAGTAGAAATGTTAAAAGGGTCGTTTCATGGCTCCACAGTGTCCATGGAGAACTACACTGAGGACAAGGCGAACCGGATCAAGCAGGAGTACGAGAAACGTCTCAAGGAGATGAACCGTGACCTGCTGAAGCTGCAAGCTGCTCAGAAGGAGCACGCACGTCTCCTCAAAAACCAGGGGAGGTATGAACGGGAGCTGAAGAAACTCCAAGTTGAGGTCAACGAGATGAAGAAAGCCAAGGTATGGCCAGCTAAAGGAGAGTAAATAGAACTTAACTTTTGGAGGAGGAAATACTAATACTACATCAGTTAAGAGAGACTGACCTCTGTGCTGTTTCCAGGTGACTCTGATGAAGCAGAtgaaggaggagcagcagaggaggaggatggtggaGGCGAAGAGGAACCGTGAGATTGCGCAACTTAAGAAGGAGCAGAGACGCCAGGAGGTCAGTCTGCACGTGTGCATGTTGTGCAGGGATATATTTGTTCTGATACTGCTGATAGCATTATTGTTCCCCACACAGTTCCAATACAGTTCTGGAGCCACAATGAATGTTTTGCAAACAAATTCCAATTTTACTAATTTTTGCAGTTTAGGTTTTGTAatgtcacacacaaatacaattattGTACAATCATTGGAAAATAGCTGAGAATAAGAATCTGAGCAATGTTATGTATACATTTGATATACATCTGTGTTACAGCTCATGCTTCAAATTAAAACTTCACTGCTGTATTTAAGGCAACACTGTCAACTTTTTACCTTAAAGTAGCTTCAAAATGACTTTGATGGaacagagaaatagagagaatgGAGCGTCTTTCATTCCCACCTCTCACCCTGAAAGTCTGTTGTTGCTTTATGCAAGAACGGTGAGAGGTTACGATCTCTTGTAAGAAATGTGTATCTGATAATAGTCAGGCCCAGTATTTCGAGAGCCATGCACTGTAAATCAGTTAAAAAGATTTTAGAATTCTGGAATTGATCAGGCCAAAAAATTGATAGACAAGGAAGGATACAAGGAAACCACATATTTGCTCGGACACAGAGCCCATCAGAATTGATCATGTGtagctgcagagggcgctgttgcatAGTAAAAGtaacagtgttgctttaaaaaaagaaattctgtaGAGTGAGGTCTACATCTGTGATTCATGTATCATGTACATGCTGCTCACAGACTGTTGATATCACTTTTATTCTTAGGAAGATCAGTATGTACTGCACTCATATAGATATCTGTCTTTATTTGTAGTTTCCTGGAGCAGAGAGTTTATTAATCAGGGTGAAACATTTACACTGTCATACTGTGGGGCTCATTCATAATCCTGTTGTTTAGTATTTCAAGTTAAAATCCTTTTATGGTGAGCACCTTGTAAGACTGTTATGCAAAAAGCTTATTTACCAATCTCAGTAATGTAAATACCGTGTGAGCAGCAATAAAGAATTGAGATTAAGTCGACACAGTTGTAAGCACATTAAAGAGTTGTGTCTCCTCTCTTATCCATCAGTACCAGATTCGAGCACTGGAGTCTCAGAAGCGGCAGCAGGAGATGGTGCTGCGCAGGAAGACGCAGGAGGTGACGGCCCTGCGGCGCCTGGCCAAGCCCATGTCAGACCGCGTAGCCGGACGCGTGGCCCGCTGGAACCAGGCCTCTCTGGGTACAGACTCTGGAGCTGAGTTATCAGCCAGCACCACGGCGAGCAGCTCCGAACCTGACACTGGGAGGATAGTGAGTGGCCTGGTGAGACAGTGGAACAACAAGAACAATGTGATGGGATACCtgggagagagcgagggaagCATGGATGGAACCAGGGTCATTGGGTAAGACTGGCTGGGATTCATGTATTTAATGAGACTGTATTCACATAGCAGTTAACCAGACAGCCAGTATCGGAGCTATGGACTTTTCTCGTTGACCTAATGGATAAAGTTTATGAAGTATTTAAGAGTCAGAGAAGACTTTAATTTAGATTCTTCATATAATAAATAGAATCTATACAATAACAtttcattacattatatttttaaagcaCGTCATTGTCAGTGGCTGCTGATTTACATCTCTGATCACCTCTCACATCTCTTAATCTCTTTCCAGCAACAGGAAGAAGATGCAGAGGAAGCCAGCACTCCTGGGCATCAATGGAACAGCAGGCAGAGCCAGCAGCTTCTCCAAGTCAGCCCGTCAGAAGTGGCAGACCCTCGAACGTCGCATCATGGACATCGTCATGCAGAGGATGACCATCTCTAATATGGAGGCTGATATGGACCGCCTTATCAAGGTAGGATTAGCTCTGGCTCGGTGGATAAAACCGAGGTGGATAAAACCTGCTGTTTGAATTGTTAAGGGATTTGAAGGACAGTCAGGCAGTGTAGTGTTGCAGCATCAGTCATAATCGCTGTGCGTGCTTCTGTGTTCTGTCGAGTCAGAAGCGAGAGGAGCTGACGGCCCAGCAGGAAGCACTGTCGCATAAAAGGGAGGTGCTAATGGCGGATGGGGAGGGACCAGAAGCAGAGGACCGCCTCCTTCTGGAAATTAATGAGGATATTGAGGTGCTGAACGCAAACATAGACTACATCAACGACAGCCTGTCTGAGTGCCAGGCCACCATTGTACAGATAGAGGAGACCaaggtatacacacacacacacacacacacacacacacacacacacacgtgctgtTTAGAATACTCTTCcttattgtgtgttttcctgcaggatGAGCTGGACTCGGTAGACACCTCTGTGGTGATCAGCTCTTGCTCCTTGGCTGAGGCACGCCACCTGCTGGACCATTTCCTGAAGGCCTCAATTGACAAGGTGTGTTAACAGAAAAATTGTATATGCTAAGTTATTGTTAccaatacatgtgtgtgtgattattttcagtcttttacgttttgtttggtttctttgaactgaaaattatattttacaattttactgataaaataatcatgttatttttgtttattgagTAGTAATGTCCTGAATGTCTGTTAAAGTGAGTGGTTGCAGTGTCATCTAGTGGTGACTATTTGTGTTACAAGATGttacaagattttttttttttggggggggggtcttggtataaaacaaatcacaaaatacCATTTAGAAAATAAGTATTTACCAGATAGTCTAACATCCTGTTGTGTAAGTAGCACCCAGTCAAAAAGTTAGTGTAACACTATGAGAGATCTCCTGTCTTgactttaagtgtgtgtgtgtgtgtgtgtgtgtgtgtgtgcagagtttaCAGGTGGCTCAGAAGGAGGCTCAGATCAGACTGCTGGAGGGCCAACTGAGACAGACGGACATGATTGGCTCATCCCACAATCACATGATCCTTGATGCCCTGAGAGTAAAGGCCGAGTACATCCCTGAACTCCAGGCTCTCATCCACAATGTACAGCAGGGTGAGGAGAggtttttgtgtatctgtgtggagacttttcttctctcttttccagtTTGTGCATAGCATTTGGAATCGAAATCGATAAGACTTTTATTATCTGTTCAACCATATTGACTGGCAGTAAACCATGCAGTACATCTGTAAATACAGTACCAGAGGATTTCCTTGCGTCACTCTTCAGAAATGTTTTGAAGCACGTAAAATCTGCTTAGAAAACGATGAGTTTTAATCAGCTTCGTAGAATATATCAGAGCATGACATTGTAGCAGAGTAGGTTGTGGCACATACAGACAGGTTGAAGGGCAGGTTGTGGTGGTGTACTGCAGACTTTAGAAGTTGTGTGATTTGTCTGCTTCCAGAAAACGGTTATGCCAGCACAGACGAGGAGCCCTCTGAGTTCAGCCAAGCCTCTGACTGCAGGTGAGACTGCAGAGCCTGCTCGCCCACACAACACCCTCCACACACAACATCCACCTCATTGTTAAAATCATCAGTTTAATAAATCTTACTTAATTCTGATTTGGTAGAAAAACATGACGGTCTTTTCTCACGTTTCTTTGTTTACTTGATTCTCCTTGTGTCTCGATCTTTCGGCAGTGTATCTAAAATGAAAGAATCCAACAGCCAAGAGGATTTCAAGATAAAGGTACAGCTGCTCATTGAAGTAGACAGATGTTACTAAGCTCAGCCACAGATGTTGCAGACTCATTTTACTGTTTACCAGATTTTAATattactttttgtatttttctttatcttcagTGTCACTTCTCAAAACATCAGGTGGATACATTTTTACAGTGCCCAAAATTGTCAAACCCCTTTGAAACTGTATGAGCCTGCATGTTGTTAGATGATGTTCATGTGCTGAAGCTTTTGCTCAAgtgtgttttgaatgttttcCGTACTTTTTCACACGCCTCATTTTGTCAGAGTAGGTGCTATTCCAGAGTACAACCACAAGGTGGCAGTATAAGCATAATGTATAGGTGGATGAAGCCCTGGCATGACACCAATCccttttaatttattgttaatGCCACCCTCTACTCttatgttttcagtttcagtttcccTTCATCTAGCCTTCGTTTGACCCTACAAATGCAGCTTTTCCTTTTCTAGGttgtttgttctgctgtttcCATATTCTCTttgccattttttaaaatattttccagcTTTATCTTAATTTCCTTAATTCAATTCAGGCTTTTATCTCTATTCTCCCGGCTTCTGATCCGGctgtcctcctccttcctcattTCATTCTCTCTTCTATGATAAAACAAATGATGCACATTTTTCACCCAGATGGAGCCCCGTCTGTCGGCTCAGATGAAGGCAGTGTCTGCAGAGTATTTGGGTCCTGTGCTGGATCCCTCATCAGGTAGCAAGCAGCAGCACATCACCAAATCCCTGGCCTCGCTGACTGATATCCAGGAAGACGGCCTGAGTCTGGTGAGAGGGAGCCTGGGACTCAGCCTGTCTGTGCGAGACCCTTACCACAGGGAGAGGGCGTCCCGCACCATCAGTCTGCCTGTCAGGGGGCACACCTTGTAAGTCATGAACTGAATTTGAACTGCAGTGGTAAAGAAATAATGATAACTAAGATAAAGCACACCAATCATCTTTAAGTGTTACCAGGAACAGAGAATTATCAGGAGGCTTGGCTcttgtttttctgcatcattgCATTCTGACAACTCCTCACAAGTGATGATTCCTGCAGCGCTGCAGTGGGTGGAGCACTCTCTGCACAGATCTCCTTTTATGTCCCACACCTCCTCAGGACTATTAGATGAACTCAAGCCCCCTTCGTCGACTCCACAACCATTATAACATTTTTAGCTGATGATTTCAACCATTTAGCCCACAATCAAccattaaatcattttcttttagcTATTCCCTCAACTATCGCTTACTTTAAGCTTTATATCACAAATGTTTCCCTTATTTTTAGCTAAGTAACAACAAATTAACTCAGAAATGCATCTATTACTATTAGCTAAGTATCAACCATTTAGATCAGAACTGTATTAATTAATGTACTGTTAGtatttagaaaaatatattcatgGCACTTTCACAATTTCATTACTTTTTGCAAActacctttttgttttgtttgaatttagaCTAGCAAACTACTTTTCAGCACTTGCACAGTTATGACAGTTGGCACcgtatgtgtctgtgtattttgtCAGACAGACGTATTCCATGTcctctataataataataattataataataataataattataacctATATGGTGCAGCGACCCTGTTCAGGAATCATCTCTCTGCTGTGCGGCCTGTTGAGTCCTCATCAATCACAGAACCTCATCTCAAATCCCACTGAtgccaaacatttgttttgctgaAGTACAGGAAAAATTGCATCTAAGTATCTAACCACAACACCCTGAGGAATGTAACAAATACGTGAACTGCAGTGAAGAACTATTTTTATGTCATATTTCCTGattaaggatttaaaaaatccCCCCTAATAATATCCTCCTGCACATTTCCAAACTAACAACCACTACAAGAAGCCTGACATTTTTTTAGGTTATAAAACTGCTTGAGGGAGAAGACAGTGAAATGTGCTTCTGTCCTCAGGGATGGCAAGCCTGGTTGTGTGTGATTTGATATTTAAAGGAATGAGTCTGAGCTGCATAAGTCTGCTAGAAATGCCATTGCTACTGCATGCACTCTTGGAAATCTGCTTagtttgcttgtgtgtttgtgtcagtcccAGGCAGTCTCGGGGTTATGACACTTCCCCTATAACAAGGAGGAAATCGTACGACCGTGCGTACAGGTACATGTAATGCTTATATTCGAGCTACTCTTCAAGCAAATTGATGCACAGTGTGACTGTGTAATGTGATATAAAGCCATTGTTGTCTaactctgtccttcctcttcccTAACCTCTCTCATCCTCCCGCCCTGTATCAGACCCACTGATGGCTacactcccccctcctcccctcctctgagGACCAGGAATGACCGCAACGTCTTTTCAAGGCTCACGAGCAACCAAACCCAAGGTTCTGCCCTGGACAAGTGAGTACACTCCTGCACatatgcattcacacatacacacacacacacacacacacacacacacacacaccctttttGTACACACAGTCATCTGATCAATTCAGTTGC includes:
- the kif21b gene encoding kinesin-like protein KIF21B isoform X1, translating into MANQGDCCVKVAVRIRPQMAKEKIEGCHVCTMVTPGEPQVLLGKDKAFTYDFVFDIDSEQHSIYQACVHKLIEGCFEGYNATVFAYGQTGSGKTYTMGTGFDVGLGQQEQGIISRAVHQLFEGIQNRRVCSQEAGTQPPEFKVSAQFLELYNEEILDLFDAARDPDSRSRKSNIKIHEDSSGSIYTTGVTSRLVHSEEELLQCLKLGALSRTTASTQMNAQSSRSHAIFTIHLCQMRVCQQPQMNGGAENGEVNGVDSSPIAQPEYETLMAKFHFVDLAGSERLKRTGATGERAREGISINCGLLALGNVISALGDQTKKGGHVPYRDSKLSRLLQDSLGGNSRTVMIACVSPSDRDFMETLNTLKYANRARNIKNKVVVNQDKTSQQINALRAEIARLQMELMEYKAGKRVACEDGSEGFSDLYQENAMLQRENDTLRLRVKAMQETIDHLNTRVTHLLANEVSTLLNKSNDGNEEIGALIQNYIREVEELRTKLLESEAMNESLRRQATRLSSRSLFPASTLSPAPGHPPGSSPASMSMEAEMTDVLRRAKLDIERLKKKERRQRRMSPELEKGLKKRVKLHTHENGENGQNGENRLNGQNGEIDSDDNYAEDIMSPLQEESGCDEDEGEDEEEGREEEDEFDSDESLVDSDSDSEEKANFQADLADLTCEIEIKQKLIDELENSQRRLLMLKLQYEEKLILLQNKIRDTQLERDRVLQNLMSMENYTEDKANRIKQEYEKRLKEMNRDLLKLQAAQKEHARLLKNQGRYERELKKLQVEVNEMKKAKVTLMKQMKEEQQRRRMVEAKRNREIAQLKKEQRRQEYQIRALESQKRQQEMVLRRKTQEVTALRRLAKPMSDRVAGRVARWNQASLGTDSGAELSASTTASSSEPDTGRIVSGLVRQWNNKNNVMGYLGESEGSMDGTRVIGNRKKMQRKPALLGINGTAGRASSFSKSARQKWQTLERRIMDIVMQRMTISNMEADMDRLIKKREELTAQQEALSHKREVLMADGEGPEAEDRLLLEINEDIEVLNANIDYINDSLSECQATIVQIEETKDELDSVDTSVVISSCSLAEARHLLDHFLKASIDKSLQVAQKEAQIRLLEGQLRQTDMIGSSHNHMILDALRVKAEYIPELQALIHNVQQENGYASTDEEPSEFSQASDCSSVSKMKESNSQEDFKIKCHFSKHQMEPRLSAQMKAVSAEYLGPVLDPSSGSKQQHITKSLASLTDIQEDGLSLVRGSLGLSLSVRDPYHRERASRTISLPVRGHTFPRQSRGYDTSPITRRKSYDRAYRPTDGYTPPSSPPLRTRNDRNVFSRLTSNQTQGSALDNEDRRGRRVKSDDSDSSLSEVLRGVINPIGGVKGGRTAPLQCVSVAEGHSKPVLCVDATDELLFTGSKDRTCKMWNLVTGQEIATLKGHPNNVVSVKYCPSSGLVFSVSTSYIKVWDIRDSAKCVRTLTSSGQVVSGDACAGTTTRTITFAQGECQINQIALNPSGSVLYAAAGNIVRMWDLNRMQAMGKLTGHIGSVMCMTVGQSLLGKDQVITGSKDHYVKVFDVAEGTLGNVGPAHNFEPPHYDGIECLAVQGDVLFSGSRDNGIKKWDLEQQELTQQIPNSHKDWVCALAYVPGRPMLLSGCRGGMLKVWNVENFTPIGEVRGHESPINAICTNSRQIFTASSDCRVKLWSYVPGLTPCLPRRVLAIKGRATSLP
- the kif21b gene encoding kinesin-like protein KIF21B isoform X8; its protein translation is MANQGDCCVKVAVRIRPQMAKEKIEGCHVCTMVTPGEPQVLLGKDKAFTYDFVFDIDSEQHSIYQACVHKLIEGCFEGYNATVFAYGQTGSGKTYTMGTGFDVGLGQQEQGIISRAVHQLFEGIQNRRVCSQEAGTQPPEFKVSAQFLELYNEEILDLFDAARDPDSRSRKSNIKIHEDSSGSIYTTGVTSRLVHSEEELLQCLKLGALSRTTASTQMNAQSSRSHAIFTIHLCQMRVCQQPQMNGGAENGEVNGVDSSPIAQPEYETLMAKFHFVDLAGSERLKRTGATGERAREGISINCGLLALGNVISALGDQTKKGGHVPYRDSKLSRLLQDSLGGNSRTVMIACVSPSDRDFMETLNTLKYANRARNIKNKVVVNQDKTSQQINALRAEIARLQMELMEYKAGKRVACEDGSEGFSDLYQENAMLQRENDTLRLRVKAMQETIDHLNTRVTHLLANEVSTLLNKSNDGNEEIGALIQNYIREVEELRTKLLESEAMNESLRRQATRLSSRSLFPASTLSPAPGHPPGSSPASMSMEAEMTDVLRRAKLDIERLKKKERRQRRMSPELEKGLKKRVKLHTHENGENGQNGENRLNGQNGEIDSDDNYAEDIMSPLQEESGCDEDEGEDEEEGREEEDEFDSDESLVDSDSDSEEKANFQADLADLTCEIEIKQKLIDELENSQRRLLMLKLQYEEKLILLQNKIRDTQLERDRVLQNLMSMENYTEDKANRIKQEYEKRLKEMNRDLLKLQAAQKEHARLLKNQGRYERELKKLQVEVNEMKKAKVTLMKQMKEEQQRRRMVEAKRNREIAQLKKEQRRQEYQIRALESQKRQQEMVLRRKTQEVTALRRLAKPMSDRVAGRVARWNQASLGTDSGAELSASTTASSSEPDTGRIVSGLVRQWNNKNNVMGYLGESEGSMDGTRVIGNRKKMQRKPALLGINGTAGRASSFSKSARQKWQTLERRIMDIVMQRMTISNMEADMDRLIKKREELTAQQEALSHKREVLMADGEGPEAEDRLLLEINEDIEVLNANIDYINDSLSECQATIVQIEETKDELDSVDTSVVISSCSLAEARHLLDHFLKASIDKSLQVAQKEAQIRLLEGQLRQTDMIGSSHNHMILDALRVKAEYIPELQALIHNVQQENGYASTDEEPSEFSQASDCSSVSKMKESNSQEDFKIKCHFSKHQMEPRLSAQMKAVSAEYLGPVLDPSSGSKQQHITKSLASLTDIQEDGLSLVRGSLGLSLSVRDPYHRERASRTISLPVRGHTFPRQSRGYDTSPITRRKSYDRAYRPTDGYTPPSSPPLRTRNDRNVFSRLTSNQTQGSALDKGVINPIGGVKGGRTAPLQCVSVAEGHSKPVLCVDATDELLFTGSKDRTCKMWNLVTGQEIATLKGHPNNVVSVKYCPSSGLVFSVSTSYIKVWDIRDSAKCVRTLTSSGQVVSGDACAGTTTRTITFAQGECQINQIALNPSGSVLYAAAGNIVRMWDLNRMQAMGKLTGHIGSVMCMTVGQSLLGKDQVITGSKDHYVKVFDVAEGTLGNVGPAHNFEPPHYDGIECLAVQGDVLFSGSRDNGIKKWDLEQQELTQQIPNSHKDWVCALAYVPGRPMLLSGCRGGMLKVWNVENFTPIGEVRGHESPINAICTNSRQIFTASSDCRVKLWSYVPGLTPCLPRRVLAIKGRATSLP